The following is a genomic window from Caproiciproducens sp. CPB-2.
GTTCGATTGCTTAAACAACAGCATGAACAAAGCAAAGAAGCGGACGGGAATAACTGGAGCGGAGAGGAGAAACAGGGCGGGAAGGTGAGCGCGCAGATCCTGTCCCCGGAGCTCAAAGGTAACCTCGATGCCGTCAGAGCCAGGTTTGGGGAGAGTTCCGACCTCATCATCCGTGAATTTTTTTTTGGAAAAGAGAAAGACGGGGGAAAGAAGGCTGCACTGATTTTTCTGGACGGAATGGTAAATCTTTCCACCATAAATGATGACATCATAGAGCCGCTTATGCGTCAGGGCTGGCTTTCCCGCAGGGGGGAAACGTCGGACCTGTCGGGTATGGATGAAATCCGGGACAGGCTGTTGACCGTCGGAGAAGTAAAAACGGTCTATACTTATAACAAAGTGACGGAGGCCTGTTTGTCAGGCGACGCCGTGCTTATGACCGAGGGTTCCTGCAAGGCCCTTGACATAGGTGCAAAGGGCTGGGAGAAAAGAGCCGTTTCCGAGCCGACCAGCGAGACCGCTATCCGCGGGCCCCGGGAAGGGTTTACCGAAAATCTGAGGACAAACACGACCATGATCCGTCGGAAGATAAAAGATCCGGCGCTCAAAATCCGTGCTGCCGTCATTGGGAAACGTACGCACACGCAGGTGAACATCCTCTATATGGACGGAATTACAGACCCGGAACTCATTTGCGAGGTCGAGCGCCGACTGAAGAAAATTGACACCGATGTGGTGCTTGCTACAGGTTATCTGGAAGAGTATATCGAGGACTCGCCGTACACGGCTTTTCCGACCATCTGGTGCAGTGAAAAACCGGACGCGGTCGCCGGAAAGCTGCTGGAGGGCCGGGTTGCCATTGCCGTGGACGGTTCCCCGTTTGTGATGACGGTGCCGATGCTGTTTGTAGAGAACTTACAGAATGCGGAGGACTATATCACGCGCAGTTATTACGCAACCATGATGCGCATACTGCGCCTGGTGGCGTTTTCTATCAGCCTGTTTGCGCCGGCCGTGTATATAGCGCTCACTACCTATCATCAGGAATTGGTCCCAACCACTTTGCTGTTTACGATAGCGGCATCCGCTGAGGGGGTGCCCTTTCCCGCGGTAGTGGAGGTAGGCATTATGATGGTTATTTTCGAAATCCTCCGGGAAGCCGGTATCCGTATGCCCCGGCCGGTCGGGCAGACCATCAGCATCGTGGGTGCCCTGGTGATGGGAGAAGCCGCCGTGCAGGCCGGAATAGTCGGTGCTCCGGTCGTCATCGTCGTCGCAATTACCGCTGTGTCGAGCTTTGCCATTCCCTTTATCACTGACGCCGTAGCAATCCTGAGATGGTTCCTGGTAATCATGGCGGCCACCATGGGGAGTTTTGGGATTACCATAGGCGCGTTGATCATACTCATGCATCTTGCCTCACTGAGATCTTTTGGCTCCCGTTATCTGGCGCCCGTAGCGCCGTTCCAAACGGCCGATCTCAAGGATACCGCGGTGCGCTCCCCGCTTTGGGCCATGCGGACCCGCCCCGAAGAAATAAAACCGCAGGACGTGAAACGGGAGAATATTCCTTCCCCCAATGACCCGCCCGTCGGCAGCGGGGACAAACAGGGGGAAAATCCATGAAAAAACAGGCTGTTAAAACCGGCGGGAAGGTTCTCCGAACTTTCTCCGCGTCCCTTTCCCGGAAATGCCAAAAGGGGGCGCGCCGCGCCGGCGTATTTTTGCTCTGTATTCTGCTCATTTTATGCCTTTGCTCCTGCTGGAGCCAACGGGAGCTCAACACTCTGGCCATTGTGCTCGGCACCGCTCTGGACGTAGGCGATCAGCCGGACACATTGACGCTGACCGCACAGGTGGTCAAGGCGTCGGAGCTTGGCTCCGGAACATCCACAAAGGGGGGCGGGTCCGAGGGAAAAGCCTATGTAAACGTCAGTTATACGGACAGCAGTGTGCTTGCCGCTGTCCGTGAACTGACGCGCATGCAGAACCGAAGGCTGTATTTTGCGCATAATGAAGTGCTTATTTTCAGCAGTGATCTGGAAAAAAAGGACATCGCGGAGGGGCTGGACGTATTCATACGCGATTATGAGACGCGCATGAATATCAATATTCTAATCTCAAAGGGCAAGGCGTCGGAGATATTGAACGAAAATGTTGAACTGGAAAAGATTCCTGCTCTTCATATTTCCAAGCTGATGGGAAATCAGAAATCCAATTCGGAAACAGTGACTGTAACCCTGCGCGATTTTGCGATTGCGATCCTAAGCGATTCTGCCGCTCCTGTGGCCCCGATGGTAAAATTATACGAATCCGAAGGGAAGAAGTACGCAAAGCTTGAAGGCACCGCGGTCTTTAAAAAGGGAAAAATGATCGGGGAGCTGAATACGGAACAGACAAGAGGAGTCCTGTGGGTGACGAACAAGGCTCAAAGCGGAGAGAAGACCGTAAATACACCGTGGGGACAGGTCACTTTGGAAATCCTCCATTCCAGCAGCAATTTAAAGCCTGTTAAAGGGGAGGATGGGACGATCAGGATGAAGCTTACAATTGACGTGGAAGGGGCTATTCAAGGCAATGAGACCGCCGAAAACATGTCCCGCCCAGAGAATGTTGCAATGCTGAAAGGACGGATGGAGGACGCTGTCCGCTCAGATGTCGGGAGCGCGCTTGCGCAGGCGAGAGCGCTTTCCGCCGATGTATTGGGATTTGGCGAGGCAATCCGCCGGGAATATCCGGAAGAATGGGAAAAGATGAAAGGAAACTGGGATCAGGAATTCCCGAAGATCGGCATGGATGTTCAGGTAAATGCCGAGCTGGGTTCTGAAGGCGGCTTGGTAAAGCCGGTGACTCCGGGAGGTGCGCAATGAAACTGGAAAAGGGAAGCATATCATCGAAAGACCTGATGTTCTCGGTGTTTTGCTTTATGCAGGGTACCGTGCTGCGTTCCGGCTTCATCATCAGCGTGACCCGGCAGGACTCCTGGGCGATGGCCATTACCGGCTTTTTGCTCACTCTCCCGATTCTGGCTGTCTATACCGGTCTGCTGCGAAAATTTCCCGGAAAGAACCTGATCGAGATCGACGATATTGTATTCGGCCCGGTTTTTGGGAAAATTCTGTCTGCTTTGTACCTGTTCTTTTTTGTGTCGCTGGCCGCGCTCAATACCCGCGATCTTGGAAACTTTGTGGCGGGCTATATGATGCCGGAGACCCCGATCGCGGCGGTTACCCTCGTCTTTCTGGTCGGGTGCGCTTATGCGCTCCGCAAGGGAATTGAGAACCTTATGCACCTGTCAGTTCTTTTTACTATCATTGCCATGGGAGCGCTGGCTGTCAACTCCATTCTGCTGCTCAAGGACGTGCAGCCGGAATTTCTGAAGCCGTTTTTTCAACTGAAATTCCCCGAATTCGTTCAGGGAACGGTCTCTGTGGCGGCGGTTCCAATGGGAGAGATTTTGGCCTTCACAATGATCACTCCCATGCTGGAAAAGGGCAAAAAAGCCGGAAAGCCCCTTCTGCTGGGATTAGCTTTGTCGGCCGCGTCCATGGTGTTTGTCATCATGCGCGATATTATCACGTTGGGTCCGCTTGTCGCGATCGTGTCTCTGCCGTCCTTTGAATCGATGCGTTATGTAAGCCTTGCGGGTATCCTCACCCGGATGGAGAGCATTTATGCGGTGGTCCTTGTGATTCTGTTTTTATTTAAGGTAAGCATCCTGCTGTATGCATTTGTACTGGGATTAACCCAGATGCTGAGCGGGAAAAGCCCCCCGCGGGCAAATCCTGATCACAAGGGACAATCCTGCGAAACGGAACAGCTGCAGGGGCAGCACAGCGCTCCTCCGCTTATGCTTATCTCCGTGGCATTCGTGTTTTTCTATTCGCTCTTTGTTTTCGAGTCCATGATGGAAAATATGAATTGGGGCGCAACGACGGCTCCCTTTTTCTCGCTGACCTTTGAGTTTTTGCTTCCGGCCGTATCCCTGCTGGTAGTCTGCCTGCGGAAGATTGGCAAAGCGCAGGAGGTGGGGGCATGAATCTGCTGCTGATAATCATCGCTTTTATCGGCATCGCCCTGCTCGATCTGCCTGATATGATCAAAAACAAGCGTTGGCGCGATCTTGCCATCTATTCGGTTATTTTTCTGCTGGTGTTCGTACTTGGGACGCTTATGGCTTTCGATGTCAAGATACCAAGCCCGATCAAAGCGATCCAGGCGTTTTATCAGAATGTTTTGCATCTGAGCTTCAAAGCGTCCTGATCATACGACGAAGCGCCCATAGAACCGGATTTCGGTTCTATGGGCGCTTTTAACACAGACCGTTCACAGAGAGCCTGACACAGGAAACGCTTTTCTCATTAGGGTTTCTTTATCCCCATCACGTTTGTCTCCGGCAGCAGATTGCCCCCGTCGATCACGTTTTCCGTGCCGGTAATATACGAGGATTCCTCGCCGGCGAGAAAGGCCGCCAGCTTTCCCACCTCTTCCGGCGCGCCCAGACGGCCCATCGGGACTCCGGCCGCGATGCTTTCCAGCACAAGATTGGGATTCCGGGGATTGGTTGCCGCCGCGCTCCTGCGGACATTCGGCGTTAAAATAAAGCCGGGGCAGATGGCGTTGACCGTAATTCCGTCCTTCGCCAGTTCTACCGCCAGCGATTTGGTAAACCCGACCAGCCCCGCCTTTGTCATGGCGTAAGCGGTGTATCCCGGGTCGCTGACATAAGGGCCCGTCACGGAAGCGATATTGATGATGCGTCCCCACCGGTTCTTCAGCATACAGGGAAGGACCGCCTTTGTCACATTCCACGTGCCCTTCAGGTTGATGTCGATATGCCGGTCGCGCAGTTCATCCGGAAAGGCCTCAAACCGGGAAAGCTTCGCGATCCCCGCGTTATTGACCAGAATGTCGATGCGCCCGTATTGCATCAGCGCGCCTGCCACCCCGGCACTTACGCTTTCCCGGTCCGCAATGTCCATTTTGACCGTCGCTGTATGGAAATTTTGCCGGTTCAATTCCTCCGACGCGGCTTTTGCCTGCCCGGAACGGCCGGCCAGGATAACGAAAGCTCCCTTCGCGGCCAGCTCGCGCGCGATTCCGAAGCCGATTCCGGACCCCGCGCCGGTCACAAGCGCTACTTTTTCGCTCAGCACACCGCCGCCGCCTTTTGTACGTTCCTGCGGACAAATTCATAGGCCATGCGGCGCGTTTTTTCCAGATAGTCCGCCCCGACCGTTTTCGCCGTGTCGCTTTCCCTGTGGCTGCCGAGCCACGCCAGCCTGACAATGCGCCGCATGAGAACAAAGGTGGGCATTTCCGCGAAATCCTGTAAAGAAAGGCAGCGCACCGTCTGGTAGCCCTGCAGCCACGCCTTGCAAA
Proteins encoded in this region:
- a CDS encoding spore germination protein, giving the protein MLKQQHEQSKEADGNNWSGEEKQGGKVSAQILSPELKGNLDAVRARFGESSDLIIREFFFGKEKDGGKKAALIFLDGMVNLSTINDDIIEPLMRQGWLSRRGETSDLSGMDEIRDRLLTVGEVKTVYTYNKVTEACLSGDAVLMTEGSCKALDIGAKGWEKRAVSEPTSETAIRGPREGFTENLRTNTTMIRRKIKDPALKIRAAVIGKRTHTQVNILYMDGITDPELICEVERRLKKIDTDVVLATGYLEEYIEDSPYTAFPTIWCSEKPDAVAGKLLEGRVAIAVDGSPFVMTVPMLFVENLQNAEDYITRSYYATMMRILRLVAFSISLFAPAVYIALTTYHQELVPTTLLFTIAASAEGVPFPAVVEVGIMMVIFEILREAGIRMPRPVGQTISIVGALVMGEAAVQAGIVGAPVVIVVAITAVSSFAIPFITDAVAILRWFLVIMAATMGSFGITIGALIILMHLASLRSFGSRYLAPVAPFQTADLKDTAVRSPLWAMRTRPEEIKPQDVKRENIPSPNDPPVGSGDKQGENP
- a CDS encoding Ger(x)C family spore germination protein, whose amino-acid sequence is MKKQAVKTGGKVLRTFSASLSRKCQKGARRAGVFLLCILLILCLCSCWSQRELNTLAIVLGTALDVGDQPDTLTLTAQVVKASELGSGTSTKGGGSEGKAYVNVSYTDSSVLAAVRELTRMQNRRLYFAHNEVLIFSSDLEKKDIAEGLDVFIRDYETRMNINILISKGKASEILNENVELEKIPALHISKLMGNQKSNSETVTVTLRDFAIAILSDSAAPVAPMVKLYESEGKKYAKLEGTAVFKKGKMIGELNTEQTRGVLWVTNKAQSGEKTVNTPWGQVTLEILHSSSNLKPVKGEDGTIRMKLTIDVEGAIQGNETAENMSRPENVAMLKGRMEDAVRSDVGSALAQARALSADVLGFGEAIRREYPEEWEKMKGNWDQEFPKIGMDVQVNAELGSEGGLVKPVTPGGAQ
- a CDS encoding GerAB/ArcD/ProY family transporter, with amino-acid sequence MKLEKGSISSKDLMFSVFCFMQGTVLRSGFIISVTRQDSWAMAITGFLLTLPILAVYTGLLRKFPGKNLIEIDDIVFGPVFGKILSALYLFFFVSLAALNTRDLGNFVAGYMMPETPIAAVTLVFLVGCAYALRKGIENLMHLSVLFTIIAMGALAVNSILLLKDVQPEFLKPFFQLKFPEFVQGTVSVAAVPMGEILAFTMITPMLEKGKKAGKPLLLGLALSAASMVFVIMRDIITLGPLVAIVSLPSFESMRYVSLAGILTRMESIYAVVLVILFLFKVSILLYAFVLGLTQMLSGKSPPRANPDHKGQSCETEQLQGQHSAPPLMLISVAFVFFYSLFVFESMMENMNWGATTAPFFSLTFEFLLPAVSLLVVCLRKIGKAQEVGA
- a CDS encoding glucose 1-dehydrogenase, giving the protein MLSEKVALVTGAGSGIGFGIARELAAKGAFVILAGRSGQAKAASEELNRQNFHTATVKMDIADRESVSAGVAGALMQYGRIDILVNNAGIAKLSRFEAFPDELRDRHIDINLKGTWNVTKAVLPCMLKNRWGRIINIASVTGPYVSDPGYTAYAMTKAGLVGFTKSLAVELAKDGITVNAICPGFILTPNVRRSAAATNPRNPNLVLESIAAGVPMGRLGAPEEVGKLAAFLAGEESSYITGTENVIDGGNLLPETNVMGIKKP